One Fibrobacter sp. UWH4 genomic region harbors:
- a CDS encoding TIGR02171 family protein: protein MLLTALFCGACSNSVSEIGAERDDSSSAEVTPAEDAPVQVKVVADSVHEGMLRVQPMGASVFLGSDDERAKASEKPQMKVTLDYVFSLGVHEFTCADYELASQMDDGLLADLECVAGNVPKVNVSYYDAVLIANAYGKAKGVDTAYTYLNRLFDQNGNCAYLEGLTFHPEVEGFRLPTEAEWVLAASVAWNPEQSWNVANSGIVRREVCDFVDSVGFCDMAGNVLELTNDWLGNLRDTAVMNYVGAPVGNSLLEKVVKGGSIIQMAGDMTLYSRGDVYTVSASTTTGYMGFRLAFGAIPHASWMASNGRAVGDLAVVKASSADVRQKVGTTRVKLAFRNDQTGNLAFVDYKDGHVNVVEIFDTLPVFHPEISPDGVKVAFCTGIEGVSGKSALYVRNLDADGSGLVKLDVESAAIPRWYVNASGDTSIVYVDDAGDNSDDATFFTKTTWSVPFSQGQFGKPKKIFSGAYHGGVSRGRDGIHRAVSGSKRLRVNVDGKDDIWLDGVQACNASLSGDGSDRTLFLDFGSAVGRNFAGKKYGTHERLLVADSSGKLVRAIPAPDGYTFDHSEWTDRENLAVVTIVNSVGAHRKIALVDVGDSSIVDLVEGEELWHPCLWTMSKSVAGNLELDSTGAYRDAVYQEGEKTMSVKMRMFWDNKDSFELIALGSSRTERGFAPLQFSIPSFNFGSVGGDLWAELYMVNNYILPHAKNLKYLVIEISPDLMSNSRSARMFTLFDQAPGYIYDRNHQFWKDGVPAEFVRIVDENNRYTVEDSLEYVSTLGLLKLESRGWGSDVEVRRDTILSQMDEKIYKRVVDSLTTFIDTTQNKGFKIIGLVYPQSPRYASTGSFGRHGTQRSLAKQTLDHFDSLSRVYPHFILVDENKFGAHDYSDSMAYDFDHLSAQGAERLSARLDSLLKNAP from the coding sequence ATGCTGCTGACCGCTTTATTTTGCGGGGCGTGCTCAAATTCTGTTTCGGAAATCGGCGCAGAGCGAGATGATTCAAGCTCCGCGGAAGTTACCCCTGCAGAGGATGCCCCCGTACAGGTGAAGGTCGTTGCGGATTCCGTTCATGAGGGGATGTTGCGTGTGCAGCCAATGGGTGCATCCGTTTTCCTCGGTAGCGATGACGAGCGGGCAAAAGCCTCTGAAAAACCGCAGATGAAGGTGACGCTGGATTACGTTTTTTCGCTGGGGGTTCACGAATTTACTTGCGCCGATTATGAGTTGGCGTCTCAAATGGATGATGGCTTGCTCGCGGATCTAGAATGTGTTGCGGGAAACGTGCCCAAGGTCAACGTGTCGTATTACGATGCGGTTCTTATTGCAAATGCTTATGGAAAGGCGAAGGGGGTAGACACCGCCTATACTTACTTGAATCGGCTGTTCGATCAGAATGGGAATTGCGCCTATTTGGAGGGGCTGACATTCCACCCTGAAGTTGAGGGGTTCCGCTTGCCGACTGAAGCCGAATGGGTCTTGGCGGCGTCCGTCGCCTGGAATCCAGAGCAAAGCTGGAATGTCGCGAATTCCGGTATAGTTCGGCGTGAAGTTTGTGATTTTGTGGATTCCGTCGGTTTTTGCGACATGGCGGGGAATGTGCTGGAATTGACGAATGACTGGCTCGGAAATTTACGGGATACCGCTGTGATGAATTATGTGGGGGCTCCTGTTGGGAATTCGTTGCTAGAAAAAGTAGTCAAGGGCGGATCTATAATTCAGATGGCCGGTGATATGACTTTATATAGCCGAGGAGATGTCTATACGGTGTCGGCGTCGACGACAACGGGGTATATGGGCTTTCGTTTGGCGTTTGGTGCGATTCCCCATGCGTCGTGGATGGCATCGAACGGCCGCGCCGTTGGCGACTTGGCCGTGGTCAAGGCGTCTTCTGCAGATGTCCGCCAGAAAGTTGGAACGACTCGAGTCAAGCTTGCTTTCAGGAATGACCAGACGGGTAATCTCGCTTTCGTAGATTACAAGGACGGCCACGTGAATGTGGTTGAAATTTTTGATACCTTGCCTGTGTTCCATCCGGAAATTTCTCCGGACGGGGTGAAGGTCGCCTTCTGTACGGGAATCGAAGGCGTGTCGGGAAAGTCTGCTCTTTATGTGCGCAACCTGGATGCGGATGGAAGCGGCCTCGTAAAGCTTGACGTTGAAAGTGCCGCTATTCCGCGCTGGTATGTGAATGCATCGGGGGATACATCGATTGTCTATGTGGACGACGCGGGCGACAATAGCGACGATGCGACGTTCTTTACGAAAACGACTTGGAGTGTTCCTTTTTCGCAGGGGCAATTCGGTAAACCGAAAAAGATTTTCTCTGGGGCGTATCATGGTGGCGTGTCCCGTGGTCGCGACGGCATACATCGCGCCGTGTCTGGTTCCAAGCGGCTTCGCGTGAATGTGGATGGAAAGGATGATATTTGGCTTGACGGGGTGCAGGCCTGTAATGCTTCTCTTTCGGGTGATGGCTCCGACAGGACCCTGTTCCTTGATTTTGGCAGCGCGGTAGGTAGGAATTTCGCGGGTAAGAAATATGGGACGCATGAGCGTCTGCTTGTCGCTGACAGCAGCGGAAAACTAGTGCGTGCGATTCCTGCGCCCGACGGCTATACCTTTGATCATTCCGAGTGGACTGACCGCGAAAATTTGGCGGTGGTCACCATCGTCAATTCCGTAGGTGCGCATCGGAAGATTGCGTTGGTGGACGTAGGAGATTCCAGCATTGTTGATCTTGTCGAAGGTGAAGAGTTGTGGCATCCGTGTCTTTGGACGATGTCGAAGAGTGTGGCGGGTAATCTGGAGCTGGACAGCACAGGCGCCTATCGCGATGCCGTATACCAAGAGGGCGAAAAGACGATGTCTGTGAAGATGCGTATGTTCTGGGATAACAAGGATTCTTTTGAATTGATTGCATTAGGAAGTTCTAGGACCGAAAGGGGATTTGCTCCTCTGCAGTTCTCGATACCCTCGTTTAATTTTGGCTCTGTGGGTGGGGACTTGTGGGCTGAACTTTATATGGTGAACAATTACATCTTGCCGCATGCAAAGAATCTCAAGTACCTCGTTATCGAGATATCTCCAGATCTGATGAGTAATAGCCGCAGTGCTAGGATGTTTACTTTATTTGACCAGGCTCCAGGTTATATTTATGACCGCAACCATCAATTTTGGAAAGATGGCGTTCCAGCAGAGTTTGTTCGTATCGTTGACGAGAATAACCGTTATACCGTTGAAGATTCTCTAGAATATGTTAGTACATTGGGCCTGTTGAAGCTTGAGTCGCGTGGTTGGGGGAGCGATGTGGAGGTGAGGCGCGATACGATTCTGTCACAGATGGATGAAAAAATATACAAGAGAGTTGTAGATAGCCTGACGACCTTTATTGATACGACGCAAAATAAAGGCTTTAAAATTATTGGGTTAGTTTATCCGCAATCGCCTCGGTATGCGTCTACGGGAAGCTTTGGCCGTCATGGGACCCAGAGGAGCCTCGCGAAGCAGACTCTTGATCATTTCGATTCCCTGTCTAGGGTGTATCCTCATTTTATTCTGGTGGACGAAAATAAGTTTGGAGCGCACGACTATTCGGACTCGATGGCCTACGATTTTGACCATTTGAGTGCTCAGGGGGCGGAGCGCCTGTCGGCTCGGCTGGATTCCTTGCTGAAAAATGCCCCTTGA
- a CDS encoding adenylosuccinate synthase, whose amino-acid sequence MANRVVIGSQWGDEGKAKVVDFLTLDADYIVRFQGGANAGHTVEVGDKKFVFHLIPSGIMHDDKICVIGNGVVLDPVQTLAEIADLHTKGINPEGRLFIADNAHVVLPYHSTLDKAKEKKAGKGAIGTTGRGIGPCYSDKVNRIGVRVGDLMDERELRPRVEAMAKVHNEEFKVMYDVPEIDPEQVIKDYLELGQKIKPFVRDVSAMLYAAVKAGKRLVFEGAQGTILDVDQGTYPFVTSSNTVAGYASCGAGIGPTAIDQVVGVVKAYTTRVGNGPFPTELLDETGDTLRKIGNEYGATTGRNRRCGWFDAPVVRKAAVVNGLTHLAITKLDVLDTFDTIKICTHYECDGEKIENFPNQLSKVGRCVPVYEEMPGWKCDTTKCRKLEELPENARKYLNRMAELVGVKIGMISIGAKRDQSIIVDLD is encoded by the coding sequence ATGGCAAATCGTGTTGTAATCGGTTCCCAGTGGGGTGACGAAGGCAAGGCCAAGGTTGTTGATTTTCTGACGCTGGACGCAGACTACATCGTGCGTTTCCAGGGCGGCGCAAATGCCGGCCATACCGTGGAAGTGGGCGACAAGAAGTTCGTGTTCCACCTGATTCCCTCGGGCATTATGCACGACGACAAGATTTGCGTGATCGGTAACGGCGTGGTGCTGGACCCGGTGCAGACCCTGGCAGAAATCGCCGACTTGCATACCAAGGGCATTAATCCCGAAGGTCGCCTGTTCATTGCTGACAACGCCCACGTGGTGCTCCCGTACCATTCTACCCTCGACAAGGCCAAGGAAAAGAAGGCCGGCAAGGGTGCGATCGGTACCACGGGCCGCGGCATTGGCCCCTGCTACAGCGACAAGGTGAACCGTATCGGCGTCCGCGTGGGCGACCTGATGGACGAACGCGAACTGCGCCCCCGCGTCGAAGCGATGGCCAAGGTTCACAACGAAGAATTCAAGGTGATGTACGACGTGCCCGAAATCGACCCGGAACAGGTCATCAAGGACTACCTCGAACTCGGCCAGAAAATCAAGCCGTTTGTGCGCGACGTGAGCGCCATGCTCTATGCCGCCGTGAAGGCCGGCAAGCGTCTGGTGTTCGAAGGCGCCCAGGGTACCATCCTCGACGTGGACCAGGGAACTTACCCGTTCGTGACCTCCAGCAACACGGTCGCTGGCTACGCAAGCTGCGGCGCCGGCATTGGCCCGACTGCCATTGACCAGGTTGTGGGCGTGGTAAAGGCTTACACGACCCGCGTGGGTAACGGTCCGTTCCCGACTGAACTCTTGGACGAAACGGGTGACACGCTCCGCAAGATCGGTAACGAATACGGTGCCACTACGGGCCGCAACCGCCGCTGCGGTTGGTTCGACGCTCCGGTGGTCCGCAAGGCTGCCGTGGTGAACGGCCTCACGCACCTCGCCATCACTAAGCTCGATGTGCTTGATACCTTCGATACCATCAAGATTTGCACTCACTACGAATGCGACGGTGAAAAGATCGAGAACTTCCCGAACCAGCTTTCGAAGGTCGGCCGCTGCGTGCCGGTCTACGAAGAAATGCCGGGCTGGAAGTGTGATACCACCAAGTGCCGCAAGCTCGAAGAATTGCCGGAAAACGCTCGCAAGTACCTGAACCGCATGGCGGAGCTCGTGGGCGTGAAGATTGGCATGATCTCGATCGGTGCCAAGCGCGACCAGAGCATTATCGTAGATTTGGACTAG
- a CDS encoding Crp/Fnr family transcriptional regulator → MDNNDICGLLKGVDLFSELTEEQLGLLANLVVVQDFNRDETVVLEGDCSMKALYLIASGTVQVYMTGVDGRETILSFLERGDFFGEMSLIDGEPRSASVRTVTDAQLMIIHSEPFLTLIRQTPEIAMSLLSEMCKRLRKANKQIGSLSTMSVSGRVAGTLLNLMEERGMRIHTDNGQMVTVIHNRPTQQQLADMSGTTRETVSRICSMLVKANAIAMTGKDIVIFDENALQEKATKG, encoded by the coding sequence ATGGACAACAACGATATTTGTGGACTCTTGAAAGGGGTTGACCTTTTCTCTGAATTGACGGAAGAACAACTTGGCTTGCTTGCCAATTTGGTTGTTGTCCAGGACTTCAACCGCGACGAGACTGTGGTGCTCGAAGGCGACTGCTCGATGAAGGCGCTGTACCTGATTGCATCGGGGACGGTGCAGGTCTATATGACCGGCGTCGATGGGCGCGAGACGATCCTCAGTTTCTTGGAACGCGGCGACTTCTTTGGTGAAATGTCGCTCATCGACGGCGAACCGAGGTCCGCCTCGGTGCGCACCGTCACCGATGCGCAGCTGATGATTATTCACAGCGAACCGTTCCTGACGCTGATTCGCCAGACGCCTGAAATTGCGATGTCTCTGTTGTCTGAAATGTGCAAGAGACTGCGTAAGGCGAACAAACAGATCGGTTCCCTGTCGACGATGTCCGTAAGTGGCCGCGTGGCAGGCACGCTCCTGAACCTCATGGAAGAACGTGGCATGCGCATTCACACCGATAACGGCCAGATGGTGACGGTGATCCACAATCGCCCGACCCAGCAACAGTTGGCTGACATGTCGGGTACCACTCGTGAAACGGTGAGCCGCATCTGCTCGATGCTCGTGAAGGCGAATGCGATTGCTATGACCGGCAAGGATATCGTGATTTTCGACGAAAACGCCCTGCAGGAAAAGGCTACTAAAGGGTAG
- a CDS encoding PASTA domain-containing protein — MDKVKSILNKVLTWFKTAPVVKAVGIWIVLLIVLAFAVDKLVMPIFSGHFASTGEVPNLEGMTQEAAEKALDEAGFKYEWLEEGRYSAQIPEGLVLVQMPAAGRIAKLGRTVKLTKSMGLREVEIPDLRGKSQKQASISLSRAGLVQGAIVKGAHKSIPRGVVIRTIPFAGQKVRVGDTVKVVISAGATQGKTLLPDFSGELIDNVYTKVENLGFKVGKIKRKKDEEGRQPGTVIETMPKHGDYLPPDSKIDFVIAD, encoded by the coding sequence ATGGATAAAGTAAAGTCGATTTTAAACAAAGTATTGACGTGGTTCAAGACGGCTCCAGTTGTGAAGGCCGTTGGCATTTGGATTGTTCTTTTGATTGTGCTTGCCTTTGCCGTCGACAAGTTAGTGATGCCGATTTTTTCGGGTCATTTCGCCTCGACGGGAGAGGTGCCGAATTTGGAAGGCATGACGCAGGAAGCCGCCGAAAAGGCTTTGGACGAAGCGGGCTTCAAGTACGAATGGCTCGAAGAAGGCCGCTACAGTGCCCAGATTCCGGAAGGTCTTGTGTTGGTGCAGATGCCTGCTGCCGGTCGCATCGCCAAACTCGGACGCACGGTTAAACTGACCAAGAGCATGGGACTTCGCGAAGTGGAAATCCCGGATCTTCGTGGCAAGAGCCAGAAGCAGGCCTCGATTTCCTTGAGTCGCGCGGGCCTCGTGCAGGGCGCGATTGTGAAAGGCGCGCACAAGAGCATTCCCCGCGGGGTCGTAATCCGTACGATTCCTTTTGCTGGCCAGAAGGTCCGCGTGGGTGATACGGTGAAGGTTGTGATCTCGGCCGGAGCGACCCAGGGTAAAACGCTGCTTCCCGATTTTAGCGGAGAACTCATCGATAACGTTTATACGAAGGTTGAAAACCTCGGTTTCAAGGTGGGCAAGATCAAGCGCAAGAAAGATGAAGAAGGTCGCCAGCCGGGAACGGTTATCGAGACGATGCCGAAGCATGGTGACTATCTGCCTCCCGATTCCAAAATTGACTTTGTGATCGCGGACTAG
- a CDS encoding DUF4832 domain-containing protein — protein sequence MKKISVITRNVVQIAVLGIFLFATAPLFAAGLVKQSIDTTDAMATLDNFDRGFYTPQVLHLKPSGGMPIEKLSGKLLHLRAEISEFSSNAMLGVDTTGGKRDTVRGVSQDLTEDALNVLQQTFDNIRDYGGHVIVRICYDPWYNGRSNVTPAHEWVLKHVKQLAPVLSKNTDVIVALEMGMHGAYGEMHSDTSITYDRVAEAVNLMLRNTPPELKILTRTGNYSAKVLGFDNWGVDFHIDGETFAEIAKAKGDTMYRVGMFNDGYLGTQYDYGTWGADCKTSICREEGVAWLEKYSINTPYGGEALTTADGYQVINTPEFLAYEGFRTHTSYLNIQWNNNLINSWKKTLFKQKDFDYDPARVDSLSGFKYINDHLGYRFVLRESWLSDTVGADGILRAKLRIQNVGFGNLTWNAPVRLAVLEDLEGSNLAMCPMPTYYELPDVDSRNIHSRTISIAGGDTVMTFDGNNEIEISTKLNKRGKGRYQVYLKIGEIEFANRVPTGIGSCGEEQPAVYLGKVYFDESVKTSIRPHAFPAAVQKKNAPFVQRERNSVVIRDSEKRYKANGATLR from the coding sequence ATGAAGAAAATTTCTGTGATTACGCGGAATGTCGTGCAGATTGCCGTGCTCGGCATTTTCTTGTTTGCGACGGCTCCGCTCTTTGCGGCGGGTCTCGTGAAACAGTCTATCGATACGACCGACGCGATGGCGACGCTTGACAATTTCGACCGCGGGTTTTATACGCCGCAGGTTCTGCATTTAAAACCTTCGGGCGGGATGCCGATTGAAAAACTATCAGGCAAGCTGTTGCACTTGCGTGCGGAGATTTCGGAATTCAGCAGCAATGCAATGCTTGGCGTTGATACGACAGGCGGAAAGCGCGATACGGTGCGCGGCGTGAGCCAGGACTTGACCGAAGATGCCCTGAACGTTTTGCAACAGACCTTCGACAACATTCGCGACTATGGCGGACACGTAATCGTGCGCATCTGTTACGACCCGTGGTACAATGGCCGCAGCAACGTGACTCCGGCCCACGAGTGGGTACTCAAGCATGTGAAGCAGTTGGCGCCCGTGCTTTCGAAAAACACCGATGTGATTGTGGCGCTCGAGATGGGCATGCACGGTGCCTACGGCGAGATGCACAGCGATACAAGTATTACCTACGACCGCGTAGCCGAAGCGGTGAACTTGATGCTTCGCAATACTCCGCCGGAACTGAAAATCCTCACGCGCACAGGGAACTATTCGGCAAAGGTTTTGGGCTTTGACAACTGGGGAGTCGACTTCCACATCGACGGCGAGACGTTTGCGGAGATTGCGAAGGCGAAGGGTGACACCATGTACCGCGTGGGAATGTTCAACGACGGCTATCTCGGAACGCAGTACGATTACGGCACCTGGGGCGCGGACTGCAAGACTTCTATCTGCCGCGAAGAAGGCGTAGCCTGGCTCGAAAAGTACAGCATCAACACTCCTTATGGTGGCGAGGCGCTTACGACGGCGGATGGCTACCAGGTCATCAATACGCCGGAATTCTTGGCGTACGAGGGTTTCCGTACGCATACGAGCTACCTGAATATCCAGTGGAACAACAACCTGATTAATAGCTGGAAAAAGACGCTGTTCAAGCAGAAAGATTTTGATTATGACCCGGCGCGTGTCGATTCGCTTTCGGGTTTCAAGTACATCAACGACCACCTGGGTTACCGCTTCGTGCTGCGCGAATCGTGGCTGAGCGATACGGTGGGCGCCGACGGAATTTTACGTGCGAAACTCCGCATCCAGAACGTGGGCTTTGGAAATTTGACGTGGAACGCTCCGGTAAGGCTCGCCGTTTTAGAGGATTTGGAAGGGAGCAATTTGGCCATGTGCCCGATGCCGACTTATTATGAGCTGCCGGACGTTGATTCCCGCAACATCCATAGCCGCACCATCTCTATTGCGGGCGGTGATACCGTGATGACGTTTGACGGAAACAATGAAATTGAAATTTCAACCAAATTAAATAAACGGGGCAAAGGACGTTACCAAGTGTACTTGAAAATCGGTGAAATCGAATTTGCCAACCGCGTACCTACTGGCATAGGGTCTTGCGGCGAAGAACAGCCTGCCGTGTATTTGGGCAAGGTCTATTTTGATGAAAGCGTGAAAACTTCCATTCGTCCGCACGCCTTCCCGGCTGCGGTACAAAAGAAAAACGCCCCCTTCGTTCAGAGGGAGCGCAATAGCGTGGTTATCCGTGACAGCGAAAAGCGTTATAAAGCAAATGGAGCTACGCTTAGGTAG
- the rpe gene encoding ribulose-phosphate 3-epimerase, giving the protein MLKQIIAPSVLNANFLELGNGLKAIENGGAGLVHLDIMDGHFVPNISFGPGISACVGKGTKLPLDCHLMIENPENYVGEFAKAGASIISVHAETTNHLDRLLHQIAELGVKPAVAINPATPLESIKYVLDIVDMVLVMSVNPGFGGQSLIPYCLDKIRELRAMKPELNIQIDGGVKLDNILACKEAGANIFVVGSAIFGKSDPEAVCHEFAVKVGAYQIDERR; this is encoded by the coding sequence ATGCTCAAGCAAATTATCGCCCCTAGCGTTTTAAACGCAAACTTCCTCGAACTCGGTAACGGCCTCAAGGCCATCGAAAACGGTGGTGCAGGCCTCGTTCACCTCGACATCATGGACGGACACTTTGTCCCAAACATCAGCTTCGGCCCGGGAATCTCTGCCTGCGTGGGCAAGGGAACCAAGCTCCCGCTCGATTGCCACCTGATGATTGAAAACCCCGAGAACTACGTGGGCGAATTTGCAAAAGCCGGCGCAAGCATCATCAGCGTGCACGCCGAAACTACGAACCACCTCGACCGTCTGCTGCACCAGATTGCAGAACTCGGCGTCAAGCCCGCCGTGGCCATCAACCCGGCAACTCCGCTCGAAAGCATTAAGTACGTGCTCGACATCGTGGACATGGTTTTGGTGATGTCGGTGAACCCGGGATTCGGCGGCCAGAGTCTCATCCCCTATTGCCTCGACAAGATTCGCGAACTGCGCGCCATGAAGCCGGAACTCAACATCCAGATCGACGGCGGCGTCAAGCTCGACAATATCCTCGCCTGCAAAGAAGCCGGCGCAAATATCTTTGTGGTCGGTTCCGCCATCTTCGGCAAGAGCGATCCCGAAGCCGTTTGCCACGAATTCGCAGTCAAGGTAGGAGCCTACCAAATAGACGAACGCCGTTAA
- a CDS encoding glycogen-binding domain-containing protein yields the protein MSKGTKTVVAKSATKKAAPKAAPKAAATPAEKKAPAKKAVAAKPAAEKKVAVAKPAAKKAAPKAVAKPAAPKAAAKAPKKVTVVFEANCPLATTVSVAGSFNNWAVDKDMLKKDKKTGLWTGKITLDAGDYEYKFVCDGQYWDEGDNKVKHV from the coding sequence ATGTCCAAAGGAACAAAGACTGTTGTAGCTAAGTCCGCTACCAAGAAGGCTGCCCCGAAGGCCGCTCCTAAGGCTGCCGCAACGCCCGCCGAAAAGAAGGCCCCGGCCAAGAAGGCTGTTGCTGCTAAGCCGGCCGCTGAAAAGAAAGTTGCTGTAGCCAAGCCGGCTGCTAAGAAGGCCGCTCCTAAGGCTGTCGCTAAGCCCGCCGCTCCGAAGGCTGCCGCTAAGGCTCCCAAGAAGGTGACGGTTGTGTTCGAAGCCAACTGCCCGCTTGCAACGACCGTGTCCGTTGCCGGTTCCTTCAACAACTGGGCTGTTGACAAGGACATGCTCAAGAAGGACAAGAAGACCGGTCTTTGGACTGGCAAGATCACTCTCGATGCTGGCGATTACGAATACAAGTTCGTTTGCGACGGTCAGTACTGGGATGAAGGCGACAATAAGGTCAAGCACGTCTAA
- the lysA gene encoding diaminopimelate decarboxylase, with the protein MPHSHFLNFLRMTNYSIPQEVFVKAAEQYGTPLWIYDRATIEKCVKDVQVFDTVRFAQKACPNLSVVSLIRKLGCVVDAVSAGEIVRALKAGFKGGQQKGKAPEIVYTADIFDKDALELVKEHNIAVNVGSPDMIQQLADFGVKSELTIRVNPGFGHGHSRKTNTGGDLSKHGIWHEQIKDCIKLAQANGMWITGLHMHIGSGTDFEHLAQVCDAMVDASRRLGSHLRTISAGGGLPIPYHEEDKGNRIDVNAYYKLWDDARKRIQQSIGHEVHLEVEPGRYLVAESGYLMAEIRAVKKQGDNLFYLVDAGFTDLVRPSFYGSYHAISIIARDGRELNETVDAVVAGPLCESGDVFTQEEGGFVVTRKLPKAKVGDLLILHDAGAYGAAMSSNYNSRRYAAETMYTNGELKVIRERQTFEQLLQNDRIIDL; encoded by the coding sequence ATACCTCATAGCCATTTTCTAAATTTTCTCCGTATGACAAATTATTCCATCCCTCAAGAAGTTTTTGTGAAGGCTGCCGAACAGTACGGCACGCCGCTCTGGATTTATGACCGCGCCACGATTGAAAAGTGCGTGAAGGATGTCCAGGTTTTCGACACCGTTCGCTTTGCCCAGAAGGCATGCCCGAACCTTTCTGTGGTTTCGCTCATCCGCAAGCTCGGCTGTGTGGTCGACGCTGTTTCGGCCGGCGAAATCGTCCGCGCCCTTAAGGCCGGATTTAAGGGTGGTCAGCAGAAGGGCAAGGCTCCCGAAATTGTCTACACCGCAGATATCTTCGACAAGGATGCTCTTGAACTCGTCAAGGAACACAACATCGCCGTGAATGTGGGTTCGCCGGACATGATCCAGCAGCTGGCCGATTTCGGCGTGAAGTCCGAACTCACTATCCGCGTGAACCCGGGTTTTGGCCACGGTCATTCTCGTAAGACCAACACCGGTGGCGACCTCAGCAAGCACGGCATCTGGCACGAACAGATCAAGGACTGCATCAAGCTCGCGCAGGCGAACGGCATGTGGATTACGGGACTGCACATGCATATCGGTTCCGGCACGGACTTTGAACACCTCGCTCAGGTGTGCGACGCCATGGTCGACGCGAGCCGTCGCCTGGGCTCTCATTTGCGCACCATCAGTGCAGGGGGCGGCCTCCCGATTCCCTACCACGAAGAAGACAAGGGCAACCGCATCGACGTGAACGCCTACTACAAGCTGTGGGACGATGCCCGCAAACGTATTCAGCAGAGCATCGGCCACGAGGTACACCTTGAAGTGGAACCCGGTCGCTACCTGGTGGCCGAAAGCGGTTACCTGATGGCTGAAATCCGCGCCGTCAAGAAGCAGGGCGACAACTTGTTCTACCTGGTAGACGCCGGCTTTACCGATCTCGTTCGTCCGAGTTTTTACGGTAGCTATCATGCCATTTCGATTATCGCCCGTGACGGCCGCGAACTCAACGAAACGGTCGATGCCGTTGTCGCTGGCCCGCTCTGCGAATCCGGTGACGTGTTCACGCAGGAAGAAGGCGGCTTCGTGGTGACCCGCAAGCTCCCGAAGGCAAAGGTCGGCGACCTTTTGATTCTCCATGATGCAGGCGCCTACGGTGCTGCCATGAGCAGCAACTACAACAGCCGCCGCT